One window from the genome of Variovorax sp. PAMC26660 encodes:
- a CDS encoding RHS repeat protein, translating into MHAFNKPPNAAAWTPTNNADQLIETPGGWTFIQSPSDEIFLFNATGKPISRTSRNGWKTTYAYDADSRLASISGPFGSIAALTYDTEGHLVTLTAVDGKTVRYAYDAVGRLNSVTQNDQTVRTYVYENTTFPDALTGIVDESGVRYATFQYDSTGWAISTEHAGGVGRYSFTYSTNGDQTYASVQDPLGSWRSYRYANKFGKLAVVGSSLPIGNSESRVQDANGFVTQETDFVGNKTLFSWDPVRRLRTSATRASGLPESQTTTVQWHPAFSMPALVTESGRTTAYTYDISGNVLVKTITDTATNKAQTWQYTYNGQGLVEAAVNPSNASTQYQYDIQGNITTATNSLGHVTSYTYDTSNRVKSVTAPNGLVTTLTYDLRDRVLTQTVGTGLNASQTTTFTYKPTGLLESASLSSGLSIAYTYDDAHRLIGWSNNRGESGIYTLDGMGNQKKAQIKDAAGVVAWQLARSVNSVNLVSGETLGENTARSIEYNANGEVRSETFGGIATTSILDGLGRATSISRASTTATLKYNALDAITEAKDFKGVVTAYGRDAQGNATSESSADTGGASTQYDNLGRPSQTTDALGQATTINRDALGRPTSLVFADGKTTTLRYDLTANSKGYLSEIVDRSGTTEYTRDAFGRVTLKKQTLINGSVQQVSYGYNANGTLASIGYPNGVTLSYLYDATGRLVGLNWNGNPLVTGIAWNPLGQPTAWTWAFTAGSPQLATSRAYDTAGRLINTEFGSYLYDSSGRLTKITQNLYKPGDTNPANSTLTNGNSVWVIDYDSLNRVSRFYLSGTAAVDSRYSYDANGNRTSSTRIINGQTTSRTYTVGAASNQLTGFTQSINGASNTSVTYGYNANGDMVSDGLRSYTYDAEGRLGASTTGATDTSPTTRYAHNALGQRAFKTEPLYPPSQGNAADPGGMQSLIAFFTELWNPTANQAEQLGYAYVYDEQGTLISEVGSGGTYSGGQAQYIYLPTANGPMPIAAVINGNTYAVHSDHLNTPRKLTDVNGQAAWQWSYSAFGEDKPTTAKNRFANLDITPNPGTTSVSDVKLNLRYPGQYADEESGLFYNYFRSYDARTGRYSQPDPIGLGGGWNRFGYVDGNPLGDVDPLGLAGAGKPDQWWRPCNGDQVSQCKASCTSQGKEYESCAVRWMKGKDWTGTPSGGGLSCSCKDSEAQQQNFCSGNCQRVLKTITDTATGLLIFTFVLVCATS; encoded by the coding sequence TTGCATGCCTTCAATAAGCCGCCAAATGCTGCGGCCTGGACGCCGACAAACAACGCTGATCAACTCATTGAAACCCCCGGCGGATGGACTTTTATTCAATCTCCCTCAGACGAGATTTTTCTGTTCAATGCGACTGGGAAACCCATATCGCGTACTTCGCGAAACGGCTGGAAAACCACCTACGCCTATGATGCCGATAGCAGATTAGCCTCAATCTCAGGCCCCTTTGGCAGCATCGCGGCGCTGACTTACGACACCGAGGGCCACCTTGTGACCCTGACGGCAGTAGACGGAAAAACAGTGAGATATGCCTATGACGCAGTAGGACGCCTCAATAGTGTTACGCAGAATGATCAAACTGTGCGAACGTATGTGTATGAGAACACTACTTTTCCGGATGCTTTGACTGGCATCGTGGATGAAAGCGGAGTGAGATATGCCACGTTCCAATACGACAGTACGGGCTGGGCTATCAGCACAGAACATGCAGGTGGGGTTGGGCGATATTCCTTTACCTACAGCACCAACGGCGACCAAACTTACGCTTCTGTTCAAGACCCCTTGGGATCTTGGAGAAGTTATCGATATGCCAACAAGTTTGGGAAGCTCGCAGTGGTTGGCAGTTCACTGCCAATTGGGAACTCGGAGAGCAGGGTCCAAGACGCCAATGGTTTTGTGACTCAGGAAACTGACTTTGTAGGCAATAAAACGCTATTTTCCTGGGATCCTGTACGCCGCTTGAGAACATCCGCAACAAGAGCAAGCGGTCTTCCAGAATCGCAAACAACCACCGTGCAGTGGCACCCCGCCTTCAGCATGCCAGCACTGGTAACTGAATCGGGACGAACCACCGCCTACACCTATGACATTTCCGGAAATGTTCTAGTTAAGACCATTACTGATACGGCAACGAACAAGGCCCAAACTTGGCAATATACGTACAACGGCCAAGGGCTCGTTGAGGCGGCTGTTAATCCCTCCAACGCATCTACCCAGTATCAGTATGACATTCAAGGAAATATCACCACAGCAACCAATTCATTGGGACATGTCACAAGCTATACCTATGACACGTCAAACCGGGTAAAAAGCGTCACCGCTCCGAATGGTTTGGTAACGACGCTGACCTATGACCTGCGTGATCGCGTGTTGACCCAAACTGTTGGGACAGGTCTCAATGCTTCTCAGACCACAACCTTTACATACAAACCTACCGGGCTTCTGGAGTCGGCATCCTTGTCCAGCGGCTTGAGCATCGCCTATACATATGACGATGCACATCGATTGATCGGTTGGAGCAACAATCGCGGGGAGTCTGGCATCTATACCTTGGATGGCATGGGCAACCAGAAGAAGGCGCAAATTAAGGATGCCGCTGGTGTAGTTGCTTGGCAGTTGGCAAGGTCTGTAAACAGCGTCAATTTGGTGAGCGGCGAAACCTTGGGTGAGAATACGGCTCGAAGCATTGAATACAACGCAAATGGCGAAGTAAGGTCAGAGACGTTCGGAGGGATTGCAACAACTTCCATATTGGACGGGTTGGGCCGTGCGACGTCCATTAGCAGGGCCAGTACCACCGCGACGTTGAAGTACAACGCCCTTGATGCCATCACCGAGGCCAAAGACTTCAAGGGCGTCGTTACCGCCTACGGCCGGGATGCGCAAGGCAACGCCACCAGCGAGAGCAGTGCTGATACGGGTGGGGCCAGCACCCAGTACGACAACCTGGGCAGGCCCAGCCAAACCACCGACGCCCTGGGCCAGGCAACGACCATCAACCGCGATGCGCTGGGCCGCCCCACAAGCCTGGTCTTCGCGGACGGCAAGACCACCACCCTGCGCTATGACCTCACGGCCAACAGCAAGGGCTATTTGTCCGAGATTGTGGACCGCAGCGGCACCACCGAGTACACCCGTGATGCCTTCGGGCGCGTCACCCTCAAGAAGCAGACCCTGATCAACGGTAGCGTGCAGCAGGTCAGCTACGGCTACAACGCCAACGGCACGCTGGCGAGCATCGGCTACCCCAACGGCGTCACGCTCTCCTACCTGTACGACGCCACCGGCCGCCTTGTGGGCCTGAACTGGAACGGCAACCCGCTGGTCACCGGCATCGCCTGGAACCCGCTGGGCCAGCCCACGGCATGGACCTGGGCTTTCACCGCCGGTAGTCCTCAACTGGCCACCAGCCGCGCCTACGACACAGCAGGCCGGCTGATCAACACCGAGTTTGGTAGCTATTTGTATGACTCGTCGGGGCGTCTCACAAAGATCACCCAAAATCTCTACAAACCAGGAGATACCAATCCTGCGAATAGCACGCTGACGAATGGAAACTCGGTTTGGGTCATAGATTACGACAGCCTCAATCGGGTGTCGCGTTTCTACTTGAGCGGAACTGCCGCCGTTGATTCGCGGTACTCCTACGATGCCAACGGAAATCGAACAAGCAGTACTCGCATCATCAACGGTCAGACCACCAGCCGTACCTACACGGTGGGCGCTGCGAGCAACCAACTGACAGGCTTCACCCAGAGCATCAACGGCGCGAGCAACACCAGCGTCACCTATGGCTACAACGCCAATGGCGACATGGTGAGCGATGGCCTGCGCAGCTACACCTATGACGCTGAAGGGCGCCTCGGTGCATCGACCACCGGCGCTACCGATACCAGCCCTACCACGCGCTACGCGCACAACGCATTGGGGCAGCGGGCGTTTAAGACCGAGCCGCTGTATCCGCCGAGCCAGGGCAATGCGGCCGATCCGGGGGGCATGCAGAGTCTGATCGCTTTCTTCACCGAGCTATGGAATCCCACGGCAAACCAAGCCGAGCAGTTGGGCTATGCGTACGTCTACGATGAGCAGGGCACGTTGATTTCGGAAGTAGGCAGCGGCGGTACGTACAGCGGGGGGCAAGCGCAGTACATCTACCTGCCCACGGCCAATGGGCCTATGCCGATTGCGGCGGTGATCAATGGCAACACCTACGCAGTGCACAGCGACCACCTGAACACGCCGCGCAAGCTGACCGATGTGAACGGGCAAGCAGCCTGGCAATGGAGCTACAGCGCGTTCGGGGAGGACAAGCCCACGACGGCAAAGAACCGTTTCGCCAACCTCGACATCACACCGAACCCAGGCACAACAAGCGTCTCTGATGTGAAGCTCAACCTGAGGTATCCGGGGCAGTATGCGGATGAGGAGTCAGGGTTGTTTTACAACTACTTCCGCAGCTATGACGCGAGGACGGGGAGGTATAGCCAGCCGGACCCCATCGGACTTGGCGGTGGATGGAACCGATTCGGCTATGTAGATGGAAATCCGCTTGGCGACGTAGATCCGCTGGGATTGGCTGGAGCTGGTAAACCTGACCAATGGTGGCGTCCCTGCAATGGCGACCAAGTATCACAATGCAAGGCGTCGTGCACCAGCCAGGGTAAGGAGTACGAAAGCTGTGCCGTGCGCTGGATGAAAGGGAAGGACTGGACGGGCACGCCTTCAGGCGGTGGCCTCAGCTGTAGTTGCAAAGATTCAGAAGCGCAGCAGCAAAATTTTTGCAGCGGAAATTGCCAGCGTGTCTTGAAAACCATCACTGATACGG
- a CDS encoding lysozyme translates to MNGALRSRLLAVAGASALAIAATLGDWYEGTGPTVKQPSGAVLYKPYPDSGGIWTVCRGVTGAKDVDPSRLYTEAECKALETKHLKIAEAAARRHIAGYDQLNKWQQAALIDWFYNLGATPATTQSTLVAKFARGDIDDGCRELSRWVKSRVRGELVTLNGLVDRRGAEAELCLDWGAR, encoded by the coding sequence GTGAACGGCGCGCTTCGCTCCCGGCTGCTGGCGGTTGCCGGCGCCAGCGCGCTCGCCATCGCCGCCACGCTTGGCGACTGGTACGAGGGCACCGGCCCGACCGTCAAGCAGCCGAGTGGTGCCGTTCTCTACAAGCCCTATCCCGACAGCGGCGGTATCTGGACGGTCTGCCGTGGTGTGACTGGCGCCAAGGACGTTGACCCGTCGCGCCTGTACACCGAGGCCGAGTGCAAGGCGCTCGAAACCAAGCACCTCAAGATCGCCGAGGCCGCCGCGCGCCGGCACATCGCCGGCTACGACCAACTCAACAAGTGGCAGCAGGCGGCACTGATTGACTGGTTCTACAACCTGGGCGCTACGCCCGCCACCACGCAATCGACGCTGGTGGCGAAGTTCGCGCGCGGCGACATCGACGACGGTTGCCGCGAGTTGTCGCGCTGGGTCAAAAGCCGCGTTCGCGGCGAGTTGGTGACGCTGAACGGTCTGGTGGACCGACGTGGCGCCGAGGCCGAACTCTGCCTGGACTGGGGGGCGCGGTAA